A part of Kitasatospora acidiphila genomic DNA contains:
- a CDS encoding GreA/GreB family elongation factor, which yields MTTGPAGPAPISPEARRALEAELADARTERAAVAATLRGGEGVGDRADEADELQRVSDLARLDRRIREIEGRLTEGAIAGSPRTGTVGMGSAVTLRFADGVTETFEISEIANEMDDSLVTDDSPLGLALLGRRAGETVEYDTPGGRMSATVVSIGQGRQQA from the coding sequence GTGACCACTGGACCCGCCGGCCCCGCGCCGATCAGCCCCGAAGCCCGCCGAGCGCTCGAAGCAGAACTCGCCGACGCACGCACCGAACGCGCGGCGGTCGCCGCGACGCTGCGGGGCGGGGAGGGTGTGGGTGATCGGGCCGACGAGGCCGACGAACTGCAGCGGGTCTCGGACCTGGCGCGGCTGGACCGCCGGATCCGCGAGATCGAGGGGCGGCTGACGGAGGGCGCCATCGCCGGAAGCCCCCGGACGGGCACGGTCGGCATGGGCAGCGCGGTCACCCTCCGGTTCGCGGACGGCGTCACCGAGACCTTCGAGATCAGCGAGATCGCCAACGAGATGGACGACTCCCTGGTCACCGACGACAGCCCGCTCGGGCTCGCCCTGCTCGGCCGCCGGGCCGGGGAGACGGTGGAGTACGACACGCCCGGCGGCCGGATGAGCGCGACGGTGGTGTCGATCGGGCAGGGGCGGCAGCAGGCCTGA
- a CDS encoding CU044_2847 family protein, whose amino-acid sequence MSYELDSGTVVHFEIEPTDGYQQVGAEQILGRVRDSVWPAVEAARAVLDQAVRLRPSEVEVSFGIKVNGSTNWVVAKAATEANFGVKLIWRPGSDQTGDEAGGQE is encoded by the coding sequence GTGTCATACGAGCTGGATTCGGGCACGGTGGTGCACTTCGAGATCGAACCGACGGATGGGTACCAGCAGGTCGGTGCCGAGCAGATCCTCGGCCGGGTCCGCGATTCCGTGTGGCCGGCTGTAGAAGCCGCGCGAGCTGTCCTGGACCAAGCCGTGAGGCTTCGACCGTCGGAGGTCGAGGTCTCCTTCGGCATCAAGGTGAACGGCTCAACCAACTGGGTGGTCGCCAAGGCCGCCACAGAGGCCAACTTCGGTGTGAAGCTCATATGGCGACCGGGCAGCGACCAAACAGGAGACGAGGCCGGCGGTCAGGAATGA
- a CDS encoding FdhF/YdeP family oxidoreductase encodes MTGNEDPSDHLTVTPPKTWATGLPAVAHALEYSLSQTSVRRTALTLLNVNQVKGFDCPGCAWPEPKPGRRHRNEYCENGAKHVNDEATSRRIHADFFREHSIAELDGKSDYWLNQQGRLTEPMVKRPGATHYEPIGWDEALGLLAGELRALDSPDQALFYVSGRLNNEAAFLLQLFARAYGTNNLPDCSNLCHESSGWGLRQSLGIAKGSVSLDDIHNSDLIFVVGQNPGTNHPRMLSALEETKLRGGRIVAVNTLPEAGLIRFKHPQKARGVIGRGTPIADQFLHIRAGGDLALFQALNKLLLEAEDAAPGTVLDHAWIEQHSTGFEEFAAHARSISWDDIHAATGLSRAEIEQVHQRVLASSSAIVCWAMGITQHKHGVATIREIANFLMLRGNIGKPGAGVCPVRGHSNVQGDRTMGVWEQMPQPFLDALGREFGFTPPSHHGLDAVRGIQAMLDGDAQVFVGVAGNFVRATPDSAVTERAMRNCRLTVHISTKLNRSHTVCGETALILPTLGRSDRDVQASGEQFITVEDSMSDVHASRGTLPPASPQLLSEVAIVSRLARLTLGEQPAIPWEEFEADYDAIRDRISRVVPGFEDFNERVRQPGGFNLPNPVNHGTFPTPSGKAVFSRNAFEMPLVPEGHLLLQSLRSHDQWNTVPYALDDRYRGIHNARRVVMVNPDDLAELGIADRAVVDLVSVWRDGVERRATGFTVVAYPASRGSAAAYYPETNVLVPLDSTADVSNCPTSKAIVVRLEPTPAA; translated from the coding sequence ATGACCGGCAACGAGGACCCGAGCGACCACCTCACCGTCACCCCGCCCAAGACCTGGGCCACCGGCCTGCCCGCGGTGGCCCATGCGCTGGAGTACTCGCTCTCCCAGACGTCGGTCCGGCGCACCGCGCTGACGCTGCTGAACGTCAACCAGGTCAAGGGCTTCGACTGCCCGGGCTGCGCCTGGCCGGAGCCCAAGCCGGGCCGGCGGCACCGCAACGAGTACTGCGAGAACGGCGCCAAGCACGTCAACGACGAGGCCACTTCGCGCCGGATCCACGCCGACTTCTTCCGCGAGCACTCCATCGCCGAGTTGGACGGCAAGTCGGACTACTGGCTCAACCAGCAGGGCCGCCTCACCGAGCCGATGGTCAAGCGCCCCGGCGCGACCCACTACGAGCCGATCGGCTGGGACGAGGCGCTCGGTCTGCTCGCCGGCGAGCTGCGGGCGCTGGACTCCCCCGACCAGGCGCTGTTCTACGTCTCCGGCCGGTTGAACAACGAGGCCGCCTTCCTACTCCAGCTGTTCGCCCGCGCGTACGGCACCAACAACCTGCCGGACTGCTCCAACTTGTGCCATGAGTCCAGCGGTTGGGGGCTCCGCCAGTCGCTGGGCATCGCCAAGGGCAGCGTCTCGCTGGACGACATCCACAACAGTGACCTGATCTTCGTGGTCGGCCAGAACCCGGGCACCAACCACCCGCGGATGCTCTCCGCGCTGGAGGAGACCAAGCTGCGCGGCGGCCGGATCGTCGCGGTCAACACCCTGCCCGAGGCCGGCCTGATCCGCTTCAAGCACCCGCAGAAGGCGCGCGGTGTGATCGGCCGCGGCACCCCGATCGCCGACCAGTTCCTGCACATCCGGGCCGGCGGCGACCTCGCCCTCTTCCAGGCGCTCAACAAGCTGCTGCTGGAGGCCGAGGACGCGGCGCCGGGAACGGTGCTGGACCACGCCTGGATCGAGCAACACAGCACCGGCTTCGAGGAGTTCGCGGCCCACGCCCGCTCGATCTCCTGGGACGACATCCACGCCGCCACCGGACTGAGCCGCGCCGAGATCGAGCAGGTGCACCAGCGGGTGCTGGCCAGCAGCAGCGCCATCGTCTGCTGGGCGATGGGCATCACCCAGCACAAGCACGGCGTGGCGACCATCCGGGAGATCGCCAACTTCCTGATGCTGCGCGGCAACATCGGCAAGCCCGGAGCCGGCGTCTGCCCGGTGCGCGGCCACAGCAATGTGCAGGGCGACCGCACCATGGGCGTCTGGGAGCAGATGCCCCAGCCGTTCCTGGACGCCCTGGGCCGCGAGTTCGGCTTCACCCCGCCGTCGCACCACGGCCTTGACGCGGTGCGGGGCATCCAGGCGATGCTGGACGGCGACGCTCAGGTTTTCGTGGGAGTCGCGGGCAACTTCGTCCGGGCCACCCCGGACAGCGCCGTCACCGAGCGGGCGATGCGCAACTGCCGTCTGACGGTGCACATTTCGACCAAGCTCAACCGCTCGCACACGGTCTGCGGCGAAACCGCGCTGATCCTGCCCACGTTGGGCCGCAGCGACCGCGATGTGCAGGCGAGCGGCGAGCAGTTCATCACCGTCGAGGACTCGATGAGCGATGTGCACGCCTCCCGCGGCACGTTGCCGCCGGCCTCCCCGCAGCTGCTCAGCGAGGTCGCGATCGTCTCCCGACTGGCCCGTCTCACCCTCGGCGAGCAACCGGCCATCCCCTGGGAGGAGTTCGAGGCGGACTACGACGCGATCCGCGACCGGATCTCCCGAGTCGTGCCCGGGTTCGAGGACTTCAACGAGCGGGTCCGGCAGCCCGGCGGCTTCAACCTGCCGAACCCGGTGAACCACGGCACCTTCCCGACCCCCAGCGGCAAGGCGGTGTTCAGCCGCAACGCCTTCGAGATGCCGCTGGTGCCCGAGGGCCATCTGCTGCTGCAGAGCCTGCGCTCGCACGACCAGTGGAACACCGTCCCGTACGCACTCGACGACCGGTACCGCGGCATCCACAACGCCCGCCGCGTCGTCATGGTCAACCCGGACGACCTGGCGGAGCTCGGCATCGCCGACCGCGCGGTGGTGGACCTGGTGAGCGTGTGGCGCGACGGCGTCGAGCGGCGCGCAACGGGCTTCACGGTGGTCGCCTACCCCGCGAGCCGCGGCTCGGCCGCCGCGTACTATCCGGAGACCAATGTGCTGGTCCCGCTGGACAGCACGGCCGACGTCAGCAACTGCCCGACCTCCAAGGCCATCGTGGTCCGCCTGGAGCCGACCCCCGCCGCCTGA
- a CDS encoding helix-turn-helix domain-containing protein: MARKKFLVPQSVYRRQLSSRLSELRELDGRTLAEVAQVIEIRQGSLSRIENGDRGTTPIVVRALLDCYGISDAQAREELLDLVRADQAQRQPWWRKHSAVINTTQYGGYLALEDSAISVRTYGAMLVPGLLQTREYAHLVITEMRPDLTERQVVELVEVRMRRQQERVAKGLKMWAVIDEAALARLSGSPDILGGQLEHLLAIKPPMNVTVQLLPFPAGIHPGQYGSFIHMEFAAPNPDVVWVESLTNSVCFEDEGDVDRYAEAFDHLRARALGPPQSRTRLRSMLKEL, encoded by the coding sequence ATGGCGCGGAAAAAGTTCCTGGTGCCCCAGTCGGTGTACCGCCGTCAGCTGTCCAGCAGGCTCAGCGAGTTGAGGGAGCTTGATGGGCGGACGCTCGCCGAGGTCGCCCAAGTGATCGAGATACGGCAGGGCTCGCTGAGCCGGATCGAGAACGGCGATCGCGGTACGACACCCATCGTGGTCAGGGCTTTGCTCGACTGCTACGGGATCAGCGACGCGCAGGCCCGCGAGGAGCTGCTCGACCTCGTCCGGGCCGACCAGGCGCAGCGTCAACCCTGGTGGCGCAAGCACTCGGCCGTCATCAACACCACCCAGTACGGCGGCTACTTGGCGCTTGAGGACAGTGCCATTTCGGTGAGAACGTATGGCGCGATGCTCGTTCCGGGCCTCTTGCAGACTCGGGAGTACGCCCACCTCGTGATCACTGAGATGCGTCCCGATCTGACTGAGCGTCAAGTGGTCGAGCTGGTCGAGGTTCGCATGAGACGCCAGCAGGAACGGGTGGCGAAGGGCCTGAAGATGTGGGCAGTGATCGACGAGGCGGCACTCGCGCGTCTCAGCGGATCACCAGACATCCTCGGTGGGCAGCTCGAACATCTGCTGGCCATCAAGCCGCCAATGAACGTGACGGTCCAGCTGCTGCCGTTCCCGGCCGGGATCCACCCGGGTCAGTACGGATCGTTCATTCACATGGAGTTCGCCGCGCCCAACCCGGATGTGGTGTGGGTGGAGAGCCTGACCAACTCGGTGTGCTTCGAGGACGAGGGAGACGTTGACCGATACGCCGAAGCGTTCGACCATCTGAGGGCCCGCGCTCTCGGTCCTCCGCAGAGCCGAACCAGACTTCGGAGCATGCTCAAGGAGCTGTAA
- a CDS encoding LysR family transcriptional regulator has protein sequence MLFRQLEYLVALARERHFARAAQSCSVSQPALSEAIRKLEEELDVPLVRRGRSYQGLTPEGERIVLRAQRILADRDALRDEVGALRSGLTGRLRIGSVPTASGAAALLTSPFCAAHPLATVELLTDLRSTDMERRLRTFELDAGITYLTDELGDGFQTVPLYQERHVLLTSAVDELADRPTATWAEASRLPLCLLSPSMQGRRVIDEVFAEAGLRPEPRVETDSVAALFAQVRTGRWASIVPYAWLHVFGVPHGMRAVPLVEPSRSVPIGLVISDREPTSVMARALARTARQLALASVLEQLPGASPE, from the coding sequence ATGCTGTTCCGCCAACTCGAGTACCTGGTGGCGCTGGCCCGGGAGCGCCACTTCGCGCGCGCCGCCCAGTCCTGCTCGGTCTCCCAGCCCGCGCTGTCCGAGGCGATCCGCAAGCTGGAGGAGGAGCTGGACGTGCCGCTGGTGCGGCGCGGCCGCAGCTACCAGGGCCTCACCCCCGAGGGCGAGCGCATCGTCCTGCGGGCGCAGCGGATCCTGGCCGACCGGGACGCGCTGCGCGACGAGGTCGGCGCCCTGCGCAGCGGCCTGACCGGGCGGCTGCGGATCGGCTCGGTGCCGACCGCCTCCGGCGCCGCCGCGCTGCTCACCAGCCCGTTCTGCGCGGCGCATCCGCTGGCCACCGTCGAGCTGCTGACCGACCTGCGCTCCACGGACATGGAGCGGCGGCTGCGCACCTTCGAACTCGACGCCGGGATCACGTACCTCACCGACGAGCTCGGGGACGGGTTCCAGACAGTCCCGCTCTACCAGGAACGGCATGTGCTGCTCACCAGCGCCGTCGACGAGCTGGCCGACCGGCCGACCGCGACCTGGGCCGAGGCGTCCAGGCTGCCGCTCTGCCTGCTGTCGCCCTCGATGCAGGGGCGGCGGGTGATCGACGAGGTGTTCGCCGAGGCCGGGCTGCGGCCGGAGCCGAGGGTGGAGACCGACTCGGTGGCGGCGCTGTTCGCCCAGGTCAGGACCGGTCGCTGGGCCAGCATCGTGCCGTACGCCTGGCTGCACGTGTTCGGCGTGCCGCACGGCATGCGGGCGGTGCCGCTGGTCGAGCCCAGCCGGTCGGTGCCGATCGGGCTGGTGATCAGCGATCGGGAGCCGACCTCGGTGATGGCCCGCGCACTGGCCCGGACCGCCCGGCAGCTGGCCCTCGCGTCCGTGCTGGAGCAGCTGCCCGGTGCGTCCCCCGAGTGA
- a CDS encoding very short patch repair endonuclease, whose translation MRGNKGKDTKPELRLRSLLHREGLRYRVSTRPVPTLRRTADIVFPKVKVAVFVDGCYWHGCAEHRTIPATNRDFWLQKIEGNRARDAETVRLLEEAGWKVLRVWEHVAVEDAARLVIELVKSARQSDASGK comes from the coding sequence ATGCGGGGGAACAAAGGGAAAGACACCAAGCCAGAGCTGCGGCTTCGATCGCTCCTGCATCGAGAAGGACTCCGGTACCGGGTTTCGACTCGGCCGGTGCCAACACTCCGTCGTACGGCGGACATCGTCTTCCCGAAGGTGAAGGTGGCAGTCTTCGTAGACGGTTGCTACTGGCACGGGTGCGCCGAGCACCGGACCATACCCGCGACGAACCGTGACTTCTGGTTGCAGAAGATCGAGGGGAATCGAGCCCGGGATGCCGAGACGGTTCGGTTGCTCGAGGAGGCAGGTTGGAAGGTGCTTCGGGTGTGGGAGCACGTGGCGGTGGAGGACGCCGCTCGCCTGGTCATCGAGCTCGTCAAGAGTGCACGGCAGTCCGACGCTTCGGGCAAGTGA
- a CDS encoding FUSC family protein, protein MPPFAAPAGGWRRALVRVLSPRGALALHRVEGAALFALRAALAMALPALPLVLSGHADLAVYAMLGAFTTTFGRNLPYRRRGPVLAVVALAMTACVAGGSALAAAAHPHAGGLGAALVVLAMAAVAGLAKFACDAARLGGLGAVMLLFSFAVAANGSPDPAELLPQIAAAALGAALAWALAMAGRLVSPEHPQRLAVAAALHAVADLLDGSGNRARATVAVLQAYQSLGSAPPTAAARSDERPGLCLHLADLSWSLLIGSARRPRTDFAALAPYLRRQARLLADWRRRAPALLPQLSVPVTAARAHWSRASADPGTRSAAELRAAELLTGRQRSHHSRLAVLVVPALRMVLGAGIAGALALALDLGHGYWAAISAAAVLHSVDVRTAAQRAVQRTLGTAAGLAIALAVLALHPTATWLVLVIVALEFLLEYLVARNYGLGVVFLTPLALLLSDLASPTSTERLLHDRALGSVLGITVGLLCALLVVHDQAAVRVQRALAACREATDRAEQALTHRTEQQLPAIQADLASAVVELRAADSAAAGELWPAEIDPARLAAAEQRAYLLLERLSRQR, encoded by the coding sequence ATGCCCCCTTTTGCAGCGCCTGCGGGCGGCTGGCGGCGCGCGCTGGTGCGGGTGCTCTCGCCGCGCGGCGCGCTCGCCCTGCACCGGGTCGAGGGTGCCGCGCTGTTCGCGCTGCGGGCGGCGCTGGCGATGGCCCTGCCGGCGCTGCCGCTGGTGCTGAGCGGGCACGCCGACCTGGCCGTCTACGCGATGCTCGGCGCCTTCACCACCACCTTCGGGCGCAACCTGCCGTACCGGCGGCGCGGTCCGGTGCTCGCGGTGGTCGCGCTGGCGATGACGGCGTGCGTGGCCGGCGGCTCCGCGCTGGCCGCGGCGGCGCACCCGCACGCGGGCGGCCTCGGGGCGGCCCTGGTGGTCCTGGCGATGGCCGCGGTGGCGGGGCTGGCGAAGTTCGCCTGTGACGCGGCGCGGCTCGGCGGGCTCGGCGCGGTGATGCTGCTGTTCTCCTTCGCGGTGGCGGCCAACGGCTCACCCGACCCGGCCGAGCTGCTCCCGCAGATCGCCGCCGCCGCGCTCGGCGCCGCGCTGGCCTGGGCGCTGGCGATGGCCGGCCGGCTGGTGAGCCCGGAGCATCCGCAGCGGCTCGCCGTGGCCGCCGCGCTGCACGCCGTCGCCGACCTGCTGGACGGCAGCGGCAATCGGGCCCGGGCGACCGTGGCCGTGCTGCAGGCGTACCAGTCGCTCGGCAGCGCACCGCCGACGGCCGCCGCGCGCTCGGACGAGCGGCCGGGGCTCTGCCTGCACCTGGCCGACCTGTCGTGGTCGCTGCTGATCGGTTCCGCCCGCCGGCCGCGTACGGACTTCGCCGCGCTGGCACCGTATCTGCGCCGGCAGGCCCGGCTGCTGGCGGACTGGCGCCGCCGGGCGCCCGCGCTGCTGCCGCAGCTGTCGGTGCCCGTGACGGCGGCTCGGGCCCACTGGTCCAGGGCGTCGGCCGATCCCGGCACCCGGTCCGCCGCCGAACTGCGGGCCGCGGAACTGCTGACCGGCAGGCAGCGCAGTCACCACAGCCGGTTGGCGGTGCTGGTGGTCCCGGCGCTGCGGATGGTGCTGGGCGCCGGGATCGCGGGCGCTCTGGCGCTGGCCCTCGACCTCGGGCACGGCTACTGGGCCGCGATCTCGGCCGCCGCCGTGCTGCACTCGGTCGACGTCCGCACCGCGGCGCAGCGGGCCGTCCAGCGCACCCTGGGCACGGCCGCCGGGCTGGCCATCGCACTCGCGGTGCTGGCGCTGCATCCGACGGCGACCTGGCTGGTGCTGGTGATCGTGGCACTGGAGTTCCTGCTGGAGTACCTGGTCGCGCGCAACTACGGCCTGGGCGTGGTCTTCCTGACGCCGTTGGCGCTGCTGCTCTCCGATCTCGCCTCCCCGACCTCCACCGAACGGCTGCTCCACGACCGGGCGTTGGGCAGCGTGCTGGGCATCACCGTCGGCCTGCTCTGCGCCCTGCTGGTGGTCCACGACCAGGCGGCGGTCCGGGTGCAGCGGGCGCTGGCGGCCTGCCGGGAGGCCACCGACCGTGCGGAACAGGCGCTGACCCATCGCACTGAGCAGCAACTCCCCGCCATCCAAGCGGACTTGGCCTCGGCGGTGGTGGAGCTGCGGGCGGCCGACAGCGCGGCGGCGGGCGAGCTGTGGCCGGCCGAGATCGACCCGGCCCGGCTCGCGGCCGCCGAGCAGCGCGCCTACCTCCTACTGGAACGACTCAGCCGGCAGCGGTGA
- the fdhD gene encoding formate dehydrogenase accessory sulfurtransferase FdhD → MGRVTARRRVLRFRDGAFSERPDTLAAEEPMEIRVGGRPLTVTMRTPGDDFDLAVGFLVSEGVLHRADQVAGIRYCAGATADGGNTYNVVDVALAPGVAAPDASLERNFYTTSSCGLCGKASLDAVRTTAAWTVAEDPLRTTPEVLSALPDRLRAAQRVFEATGGLHAAGLFSADGELLVLREDVGRHNAVDKVVGHALREGLLPLRETILMVSGRASFELVQKAVMAGIPMLAAVSAPSSLAADLAAESGLTLVGFLRGTSMNVYTGTERLQPVPVG, encoded by the coding sequence ATGGGCCGAGTGACCGCGCGACGGCGGGTGCTGCGCTTCAGGGACGGCGCGTTCTCCGAGCGGCCCGACACCCTCGCCGCCGAGGAGCCGATGGAGATCCGGGTCGGCGGCCGTCCGCTCACCGTCACCATGCGCACGCCCGGCGACGACTTCGACCTCGCCGTCGGGTTCCTGGTGAGCGAGGGCGTGCTGCACCGCGCCGACCAGGTGGCGGGCATCCGCTACTGCGCCGGTGCCACGGCGGACGGCGGCAACACCTACAACGTGGTGGACGTCGCCCTCGCCCCGGGCGTCGCCGCCCCCGACGCGTCGCTGGAGCGCAACTTCTACACCACCTCCTCCTGCGGGCTGTGCGGCAAGGCCAGCCTGGACGCGGTCCGCACCACCGCGGCCTGGACCGTCGCCGAGGACCCGCTGCGCACCACCCCCGAGGTGCTGTCCGCCCTGCCCGACCGGCTGCGGGCCGCCCAGCGGGTGTTCGAGGCCACCGGCGGCCTGCACGCCGCCGGCCTGTTCAGCGCCGACGGCGAACTGCTGGTGCTGCGCGAGGACGTCGGCCGGCACAACGCGGTGGACAAGGTGGTCGGCCACGCCCTGCGGGAGGGCCTGCTGCCGCTGCGCGAAACCATCCTGATGGTGAGCGGCCGGGCCTCCTTCGAGCTGGTGCAGAAGGCGGTGATGGCGGGCATCCCGATGCTGGCGGCGGTCTCCGCCCCGTCCTCGCTGGCCGCCGATCTGGCGGCGGAGAGCGGGCTGACCCTGGTCGGCTTCCTGCGCGGCACCTCGATGAACGTCTACACGGGCACCGAGCGGCTGCAGCCCGTGCCGGTGGGCTGA
- a CDS encoding FdhF/YdeP family oxidoreductase, producing MNASDDEQQLEHRVGPVPTGEPEFEPYHHPAAGWGAAKSVTKVLLRERELVDGPRAVMKMNHENSGFDCPGCAWPDDTKGLKLDICENGIKHVTWEMTGKRVGREFFAEHTVSELFGWSDFALEDQGRLTEPMAYDPETDRYVPISWKDAFEVVGAALRGLEDPNQAAYYTSGRLGNEATFLYQLMARELGTNNLPDCSNMCHEASGRALQASLGTGKGTVDLKDWEATDALFIMGVNVASNAPRMLTSLVEAHHRGAKIVHINPMVEAAARKAIVPHDFMDMALFKSTRTGSLNLQVRIGGDMALLRGIAKAVLEQAQSDSKALDVEFIERHTTGFEEYKALCETTSWEEIERQSGIARSEILKAARIYRDADRSIISWCLGVTQHEQGVSTVREIVNLLLLRGNLGREGAGPSPVRGHSNVQGNRTCGIDHRPAEEFLDRLAEVCRIDPPRKHGLDTVGTLRAMQRGEIKVFVGMGGNFALAVPDSPLAYRALRSCDLTVQVSTKLNRSHLVHGKRALILPCLGRTEKDHQRGGLQSTSVEDSMSMVHLSVGMKKPASPHLLSEPAIIAGMARAALPESETPWEWYVEDYDRIRDTMARVLDGFEDFNRRVRLPLGFRIKQPARELVFLTPSGRAEFSNSPLPDVVPEAGMLALGTMRSHDQWNTTIYSDSDRYRGVKNLRELVFMNKHDMRERGIGKLKPVDIVAHARDGSTRSLSGYLAIPYDLPRGSALGYMPEMNVLCALGDYSTESDQPIMKHLKVSITAAG from the coding sequence GTGAACGCCTCCGATGACGAGCAGCAGCTGGAGCACCGGGTGGGGCCCGTGCCGACCGGGGAGCCGGAGTTCGAGCCGTATCACCATCCGGCGGCCGGCTGGGGGGCCGCGAAGAGCGTCACCAAGGTGCTGCTGCGGGAGCGCGAACTGGTGGACGGGCCGCGAGCGGTCATGAAGATGAACCACGAGAACAGCGGGTTCGACTGCCCCGGGTGCGCCTGGCCGGACGACACCAAGGGCCTGAAGCTGGACATCTGCGAGAACGGCATCAAGCACGTCACCTGGGAGATGACCGGCAAGCGCGTGGGCCGGGAGTTCTTCGCGGAGCACACGGTCAGCGAGCTGTTCGGGTGGAGCGACTTCGCGCTGGAGGATCAGGGCCGGCTGACCGAGCCGATGGCGTACGACCCGGAGACGGATCGCTATGTGCCGATCAGCTGGAAGGACGCCTTCGAGGTGGTCGGGGCGGCTCTGAGGGGTCTGGAGGACCCCAACCAGGCCGCCTATTACACCTCCGGGCGCCTCGGCAACGAGGCCACCTTCCTCTACCAGCTGATGGCCCGCGAGCTGGGCACCAACAACCTGCCCGACTGCTCCAACATGTGCCACGAGGCCAGTGGCCGGGCGCTGCAGGCGTCACTCGGCACCGGGAAGGGCACGGTGGACCTCAAGGACTGGGAGGCCACCGACGCGCTGTTCATCATGGGCGTCAACGTGGCCTCCAACGCGCCCCGGATGCTCACCTCGCTGGTCGAGGCCCACCACCGCGGCGCGAAGATCGTGCACATCAACCCGATGGTCGAGGCGGCCGCGCGCAAGGCGATCGTGCCGCACGACTTCATGGACATGGCCCTGTTCAAGTCGACCCGGACCGGCAGCCTGAACCTCCAGGTGCGGATCGGCGGCGACATGGCGCTGCTCCGGGGCATCGCCAAGGCCGTGCTGGAGCAGGCGCAGTCGGATTCCAAGGCGCTGGACGTCGAGTTCATCGAGCGCCACACCACCGGTTTCGAGGAATACAAGGCGCTCTGCGAGACCACCTCCTGGGAGGAGATCGAGCGCCAGTCCGGCATCGCACGGTCCGAGATCCTCAAGGCCGCCCGGATCTACCGCGACGCCGACCGCAGCATCATCAGCTGGTGCCTGGGCGTCACCCAGCACGAGCAGGGTGTCAGCACGGTCCGGGAAATCGTCAACTTGCTGCTGCTGCGCGGCAATCTGGGTCGCGAGGGGGCCGGCCCGTCCCCGGTGCGCGGTCACAGCAATGTGCAGGGCAACCGCACCTGCGGCATCGACCACCGGCCCGCCGAGGAGTTCCTGGACCGGCTGGCGGAGGTCTGCAGGATCGACCCGCCGCGCAAGCACGGCCTGGACACCGTCGGGACGCTGCGGGCGATGCAGCGCGGCGAAATCAAGGTGTTCGTGGGCATGGGCGGCAACTTCGCGCTCGCCGTGCCCGACAGCCCGCTGGCCTACCGGGCGCTGCGCAGCTGCGACTTGACCGTGCAGGTGAGCACCAAGCTGAACCGCAGCCATCTGGTGCACGGCAAGCGGGCGTTGATCCTGCCGTGCCTGGGCCGCACCGAGAAGGACCACCAGCGCGGCGGGCTGCAGAGCACCTCCGTCGAGGACTCGATGAGCATGGTGCACCTGTCGGTCGGAATGAAGAAGCCGGCCTCGCCGCACCTGCTGTCCGAGCCCGCCATCATCGCCGGCATGGCCCGCGCCGCACTCCCCGAGAGCGAGACCCCGTGGGAGTGGTACGTCGAGGACTACGACCGGATCCGCGACACCATGGCCAGAGTCCTGGACGGCTTCGAGGACTTCAACCGCCGGGTACGGCTGCCGCTCGGCTTCCGGATCAAGCAGCCGGCCCGCGAGCTGGTCTTCCTCACCCCGTCCGGGCGCGCCGAGTTCTCAAACTCACCGCTGCCGGACGTGGTCCCGGAAGCGGGCATGCTGGCGCTGGGCACCATGCGCTCGCACGACCAGTGGAACACCACCATCTACTCCGACAGCGACCGCTACCGCGGCGTCAAGAACCTGCGCGAGCTGGTCTTCATGAACAAGCACGACATGCGCGAGCGCGGGATCGGAAAGCTCAAGCCGGTCGACATCGTCGCGCACGCCCGCGACGGCAGCACCCGCTCGCTCAGCGGCTACCTCGCGATCCCGTACGACCTGCCGCGCGGCAGCGCACTCGGGTACATGCCGGAGATGAACGTGCTGTGCGCGCTCGGCGATTACAGCACCGAGAGCGACCAGCCGATCATGAAGCACCTCAAGGTCAGTATCACCGCTGCCGGTTGA
- a CDS encoding DUF397 domain-containing protein, with amino-acid sequence MSKPNPADLDFSDAVWEKSPFSDGGNDCVEFAAIGSFIAVRDSKNPEQAPLVYTRGEIRAMILGAKAGVFDHLV; translated from the coding sequence GTGTCCAAGCCCAACCCCGCCGACCTCGACTTCTCCGATGCCGTCTGGGAGAAGTCCCCGTTCAGCGACGGAGGGAACGACTGCGTGGAGTTCGCCGCGATCGGGTCCTTCATAGCCGTCCGTGACTCCAAGAACCCCGAACAGGCGCCGCTCGTCTACACCCGCGGCGAGATCCGCGCCATGATCCTCGGCGCGAAGGCGGGTGTGTTCGACCACCTCGTTTGA